AACTCTATACACCATCATATGTAAAGAACGTCCTCTTTGTATAAGACTTTCGCCTATAAAAAGCTTATAAAATGTAAAATGGTGATATGACCTACTCATATATGATCATTAGATGTCATTACAAGAATGTCAGCCTATCGCAAATGAGTTTTTACAATTGTTGGTTTGAATAGAATAAAAGTGGAATATATGTTGTTTTTCACGATGGAATAATTACTACACACAGGCTAATATTAGGGGGGAAATGTATAAAAATATAAAGAATAGATATAAGAATGCATTAGAAAAAATTTATTAAGTCTTTTTGATAAAAGAACCTATATAGATGGTCATTATGATGTAAGTAAAGTTAACTAGTGTTTTCCTACAACATGACAGGGAAAGCATCTTTTTATTTAGTTCGAAAAAGGAATTGTATAGAACAATTGATTAGAAACATTGGTCGTAAATATATCGAAGATCGTGACGAAACTTAGAAGCGAATGAAATTGATTGCAAGAGTAATTGAACTGTCTTCACATTTGAATAATAATCAACTAGCAATGGTCATATATAACCACCATTGTATTATTTTTAGGAGGTATAAAATGAAAATCTCAGATAAAAGTATTATTTTATTGAAATAAGATAATTAACACATTTTATCAAAAAATAGTAAAATTGATTTAGATGAGTCAGGTAGTTGATCTTTGTGTAATTCAAAGATACAGATTTAAGTGTTTTTACAATTATAAATGATGTGTGTTAATGAGAGAGTTTTATAACTCAAAAAAGAAGAAAATTCGGGGTTGGAAAAGACATAAGAGAAAGATAGAAATGATAACATAAAAGAACTTCAAGAATATATAATTGAGCATGGTATAGATCAATTTGAATTTAAAAATTTTAATGGAGAAGATTTATTTTTAATTGGTAGTCCAAATATAGCCTATTATCATAAGGTTGAAATAAACTTCATGTCATTAGATTTTATTAATTGTCCTATAAGATATTGGTCATATAATTGTCTGAAGTAACGATATAATATAAATTAATTATGGGGAGAAGGAGAATGAACTATAATATAGACGTATTGTTGGAAAATAATGAAGAGTTTTTATCATTTTTACAAAAAGAAATTAGAGAATTTAATAAAGGATATAAAAAATGAAGTATTTATATGTGGAATGGATGCATAAATTTCTTGATGAACCTATAGTTCTTATTTCAGAACTTGATGAAAATCGATTTGAACAAAGGAAAATTGAAATATATAAAGATGGTAAAGCTGGATATGCAATAAATAAAACTGAGATTCATGATACAAGGCTTTCTGTCGATTCTATACCAGAAATTCATAATATAGCTTTAAATAAGAAATTTAAACCCAAATACATTAGTAAGAACGATTTTACGCGAATTTGGAATGCTAAAGAAAATTATAAGGTAGTTGAAAT
The window above is part of the Chengkuizengella sp. SCS-71B genome. Proteins encoded here:
- a CDS encoding DUF6881 domain-containing protein; amino-acid sequence: MKYLYVEWMHKFLDEPIVLISELDENRFEQRKIEIYKDGKAGYAINKTEIHDTRLSVDSIPEIHNIALNKKFKPKYISKNDFTRIWNAKENYKVVEIDVSNIMIEKK